The Porites lutea chromosome 4, jaPorLute2.1, whole genome shotgun sequence genome contains a region encoding:
- the LOC140934055 gene encoding trypsin-3-like: MYKVHTGSTDHYRLNPKRAGFSKNVTDMGQKQDLMSIALLRGSSKSFSCGGSLIAPDWVVTAAHCISRGQPASYYTVRLGDHNRYLSEGTEQDIPAKQVIVHPQYSSFTIDKDIALIQLSKPATLNGRVNTVCLPAQDEMVSTSARCFITGWGKIQHPGSSHNILQQAEIPPVTNSVCQKKLDASPGGSSLKITPHMLCAGKSGTILSGCHGDSGGPYVCQGANGNWVLQGDVSWGSSRCSAAERYTVFGRVAKFRNWIDQTMKS; encoded by the exons ATGTATAAAGTTCACACAGGAAGTACTGACCATTACAGGCTCAATCCAAAGAGAGCAGGTTTCAGTAAAAATGTTACCGATATgggacaaaaacaagacttgATGAGC ATAGCGCTTCTTAGAGGGAGTTCCAAGTCCTTCAGCTGTGGTGGATCACTGATCGCTCCTGACTGGGTTGTCACAGCAGCGCATTGTATTTCACGGGGACA GCCAGCTAGTTACTATACCGTGCGTTTGGGTGACCACAACCGTTACCTTTCTGAGGGAACTGAACAAGATATACCAGCTAAACAAGTGATAGTTCATCCTCAATATTCCTCCTTTACAATAGACAAAGACATCGCTTTGATCCAGCTTTCTAAGCCAGCAACTTTAAACGGCCGAGTGAATACAGTTTGCCTTCCTGCTCAGGATGAAATGGTTTCCACCTCAGCTAGGTGCTTTATAACAG gatGGGGCAAAATACAACACCCGGGATCTTCTCACAATATTCTACAACAAGCTGAGATACCGCCTGTGACAAACAGCGTTTGCCAGAAAAAATTGGACGCATCACCAG GTGGATCGTCATTAAAGATAACGCCACACATGCTCTGCGCAGGCAAAAGTGGAACTATCCTTAGTGGTTGCCATGGAGACAGCGGTGGTCCTTATGTTTGTCAAGGAGCCAATGGAAATTGGGTTCTACAGGGTGACGTCAGTTGGGGATCCTCGAGATGCTCAGCAGCCGAACGATACACTGTTTTCGGACGGGTTGCTAAGTTCAGGAATTGGATCGACCAGACCATGAAATCTTGA